The Cheilinus undulatus linkage group 2, ASM1832078v1, whole genome shotgun sequence genome has a window encoding:
- the LOC121517140 gene encoding scavenger receptor cysteine-rich type 1 protein M130-like — protein MSVSGQDVTGGLIKKTNSRGGGTERDRVLEMTVMDQRVLIVFLWLWSSVVPDDVRLVGGASRCAGILERRDGGDWGAVNVSLSEWNLTSAETVCRQLDCGPALSFRQPENSSRTESPSYSRNLQITCSDPDDEVRLVGGSSNCSGRLEWKHHGEWRPVNPYHGSWTLKDTAVICRRLDFGSVVLARLIEESSDRSVWLIKADCLQFKSTLKECVTTEDGSSKSVLEITCSDSVRLVNGPDLCSGRLEVKSDQWWSPVCEEDLNLQGAQVVCRELGCGAPSVFKGGMFGEVEAPFWTKKFQCEGHESALLNCPNSRLTGNTCPPARAVGLTCSDPDEVRLVGGSSNCSGRLEWKHHGEWKPVDASYRHWNLKNTAVICRRLDCGSAVSTRLIEESSVRSVWWINPDCLQFKSTLKECVRTKVPSSKSGLEITCSEIHI, from the exons atgAGTGTCAGTGGGCAGGACGTGACTGGAGGTTTGATAAAGAAGACGAACAGCCGGGGAGGGggcacagagagggacagggtGCTAGAGATGACAGTGATGGATCAGAGAGTGCTGATAGTGTTTCTGTGGCTCTGGAGCTCAG TGGTTCCTGATGATGTCAGGTTGGTGGGCGGAGCCAGCCGCTGTGCTGGGATCctggagaggagagatggaggtGACTGGGGAGCAGTGAACGTCTCTCTGTCTGAGTGGAACCTGACGTCTGCAGAGACGGTGTGCAGACAGCTGGACTGTGGTCCTGCACTTTCATTCAGACAACCAGAGAACTCCTCAAGGACTGAATCACCATCATATTCTAGAAACCTGCAGATCACCTGCTCAG ACCCTGATGATGAAGTCCGGTTGGTGGGAGGATCCAGCAACTGCTCTGGTAGATTAGAGTGGAAACACCATGGAGAGTGGAGACCAGTGAATCCTTATCATGGTTCCTGGACTCTAAAGGATACAGCTGTGATTTGTAGAAGACTCGACTTTGGCTCTGTTGTTTTGGCTAGACTGATAGAGGAATCCTCTGACAGATCTGTATGGTTGATCAAAGCTGATTGTTTGCAGTTTAAATCTACATTAAAGGAATGTGTGACAACAGAGGATGGGTCCAGCAAGTCTGTCCTGGAAATCACCTGCTCAG ACTCTGTCAGACTGGTGAACGGGCCTGATCTGTGTTCAGGCAGACTGGAGGTGAAGTCTGACCAGTGGTGGTCCCCAGTGTGTGAGGAGGACTTGAACCTGCAGGGTGCTCAGGTGGTCTGTAGGGAGCTGGGCTGTGGGGCTCCTTCAGTCTTCAAGGGGGGAATGTTTGGAGAAGTGGAGGCTCCATTCTGGACTAAGAAGTTCCAGTGTGAAGGCCACGAGTCTGCTCTCCTGAACTGTCCAAACTCAAGGTTGACTGGAAACACCTGTCCACCTGCTAGAGCTGTTGGGCTCACCTGCTCAG ACCCTGATGAAGTCCGGTTGGTGGGAGGATCCAGCAACTGCTCTGGTAGATTAGAGTGGAAACACCATGGAGAGTGGAAACCAGTGGATGCTTCTTATCGTCACTGGAATCTAAAGAATACAGCTGTGATTTGTAGAAGACTGGACTGTGGCTCTGCTGTTTCAACTAGACTGATAGAGGAATCCTCTGTCAGATCTGTGTGGTGGATCAACCCTGATTGTTTGCAGTTTAAATCAACATTAAAGGAATGTGTGAGAACAAAGGTTCCATCCAGCAAGTCTGGCCTGGAAATCACCTGCTCAG AAATTCACATCTGA